The stretch of DNA TCAGGAGATACATTTAGTGACATCGCATATTCAAccaaattaataattaataataataattttgaaTTAAGGTACAAATGGATTTCTTAAATAATTCCCTTCCTTGCAAGCCAGTGGTAGGAAATATAAACGACTCAGAAAGGTACTCACAATCTTTTTTGCAGAATACTGGACAAAAACCCTACATCTTTGTTTACTCGGCTTGCAAATAACATATATCTTGAGGCTCCACTACTCCATGCTGCAAAATGAAAGAAGTATACCACTCAGACAAGAAATAATATAGTACAGTGTAGCAGAATGTATTGTGGATAATAGGTCAAGGGACAGGCATATATAAAAGTATATAACGATCACAATTATTCAGAAAACGAGAAGTTCAAATGCTCAATATCTGTCCATCCATCTTTCTAGCACACGAatagttttttaaaaaaaaatcacacCCCCGCACAATTTCACCCAGAGCCATTTATGACTATCGGCCCAAGATCATCACAAACGATCATCACAAGGAAATGTGAGTCGGGTACCTCAAAAATATACAGAGGTGAAGAGTTCTCAAGACAAAAAGCTAATATTTCCTGGGTGAAAATATCTATTAGAAAAAAAGTAAATCAAACAGGACCTAAGAGTAGCAGTGAACTTTGTGATAATGGTGACCATTTGGGGGAGTAAGATACAGAAACATCTGTATAACGTTCCTTGTTTTTAAAACAGTAAATCAAACAGATTAACATTTACTTCAGAAGAGGGGTTCGGAAGAAGAGTCATTACTGCGTATAGCTTATAGGCTTCTCCAAAAATGTACTCCGTAGATCATATAAAACGATAAGTATAAGAACTCGTATCTAATGGTTTTTGATACAGCAAAACGGCTTCCTTATACATAGTGATCTCGTGAATGACTCCATATTCAATACGACATTCAAACTACACCTCGATGAAGATCATACCCATAACACAAATTAAATTATTAGCACTCGGGCAACAAGAACAAGTTGGCTTTAGCACAAGCAAAATCAAACTGCCACCACCGAGCAATGTTGCCATAATCATTTGGCACCACGCGTAGTCGAGAAGGGCGAGACATAAATCAAACTACCACCACAAAGCAATAACTAAATTTGCTTGACCAAATAAGCTCTAGTTTGATTTCCTATCCTACCTAATTCGATAACACGAGAAGGGCAATTCATAAACTTTCAACATAGCACATTGGCATTGTCAATTCACACAAAATATCGATACTAAGCGATAAAAAATGGAGTAATAAAACGTGATCAGTATTATTGAATTCTACGAACAAGTTACTAAAATTGGATAATGTCAAAAACCCAGAATTATAAAATCAAAATTGGCATGCATTGCATTGCATCCAACAATCAAAACGTAGAAAATGgaatttaaaagaaaaaaaacgaagaGGTACCTGTAGAACGCAGCTTTGCATGGCGATAGTAACGGAGAACAGCGAGGGAATTCCTCATTGATAGAAACCCAGCACAGTAGAATAGAAGGAGAGATGGTGGGACGTGAAAGAGGTTGCAGAGATATGCACACCAGGTGTTCGACGAAATGCGGGAAAGAGAAATTGTGGTGTGCGGAAAGTGAGTTAGAGAGGAAATGGTGAATCAGAGGAGGGCGGTGCATTTCTGCATCCTCTAGAGATTGACACGTAGTGGGTGCTCCGTGTTGAGTAGACACACGCCACGTTTGCCGTACTTGCCGCCTCTTCCGCTACTCTTTCACAGTTTTAAGTTTTAACCGTGGGTTGATCTTcctttagaccatccccaagcaaaggtCACGCTAATTAGGTCATGatccgattttactcttaatcctaCATTATTAACCTTGACCAATTTTCACCCTCCCAAacagaaggtcgcgacctaggtcatcaacccaatcattatcCAATTTACAATATTCCAAATTATTTTCCACATTCTCTACCCCACTtttctctctcttacttttacaattatttatcctaacattttataaatatattatttatctattatttataaatatattatttatctATTATTGTGAATATCATTTTCCACATTATTTATCCTAACACTTTacgaaaaaaaaataataattaaataacgtTATAATTTTGAAAAGTGATTAGACGATCTCgttaacaattaaaaaaaataaaattgaaaaaCATGATTCAACATATAAAATACcgcatacataattaaaaaaaacattaaatactACGAAATTATAAAATGCATTAAAAGCAAATTCTAGTTACGAAAGTTTTCCCAAATATGCTCAATAAGATCATTTTTCAAAGCGTTATGAGTGGCATGATCACGAATCTCGCCATGAATTTCTACGAATCGTTCTTGCGTCGACCTTCTACGACAATGATATTCATACTGGTCATCAGTAGCTGAACTCGGATTATCTTCCTTAAATTCTTCGATGATGCTTTCATAGTTAAGATAAGTTTCTCGTTCATCTTCAACTATCATATTATGCATAATAATACAAGCCATGAGAACCTTCCCCATCATAACTGGATCCCAAAGAAGATAAGGGCGTTTGATAAACGCAAATCGAGCTTGTAGGATACCGAAAACACGCTTCACATCTTTTCGACAACTTTCTTGTCGAGCTGCAAATAACCGATGCTTTTGAATTTGAGGAGCATTAATTGATTTAACAAATGTTGCCCAACCCGGATATATACCATCAGCAAGATAATATCCCATATTATACTCTGTACCATTAATTGTGAAATTAACAGCTGGCGCAGATTCTTCTAACAATTCATTAAATAATGGAGAACGTTGAAGAACGTTAATATCATTGAGCGAACCTGGTGTACCGAAGAAAGCATGCCATATCCATAAATCATACGATGCGACAGCTTCCAAAATAATTGTTGGCTTCCCGCTTCTCCCACCATATTGTCCTGCTAATACTGTTGGACAGTTTTTCAATTCCCAATGCATGCAATCAATGCTACCCAACATACCAGGAAATCCACGTACCTGGCCCATATGGAATAATCTAGTTAGGTCGTCAGGATTGGGTCTACGTAGAAACTCGTTCCCAAAGTTGAGTATCACACCTTCTACGAACGACTTGAGAGAATCTCTTATAGCTGTATCGCTCATACGCAAATATTCATCTAATGAATTAGTTGACGTACCATATGCTAGAACTCTTATAGCAGCCGTGCATCTCTGTAATGGTGAGAAACTAGGCCTCCCATTACCACCTTGTCTTTGTTGGAAAACACGATCACTAGATGATAGAGCATCAACTAATCGCATGAATACATGCTTGCGCATGCGAAATCTGCGGCGAAATAGCTCAGATGGATAGACCGGGTTCATAAAGTAGTCGTTGTACAACTGGTTGTGACCTTTTTCGCGATTCCTCTCGATGTTTCTCCGAGGACGTCTTGCGGAAGGAGTTGGTTGACGTACTCTTCTATTGACGTATTCATAGTTCTTGAATTCGTAGTTCTTCGATTTTAAAATCTGCAGCCATTCTTTTTTGTCGAAACTCAACTTGCTCTTTTGTTGATAGTCTATTTCCTTCCATAACTGAGATATCACCCGGACTAAACACCGAGTCGGACTCGGTCATAGGAGCTTTACCCTGCCTTTTCTTCTTTGCTGCCTCCCTTCCTTCGGGTCGTTCGTAACCCTCGACATTTAAACTAGATGGGGTCGGGACATTAACACTAGACGGTGTAGGGACATTGACGCTTGCTGGGCTAGAATCTATTTCCGGCCTTGACCTTTTTGAACCCGACCAACTAATGTTCTCACCAACATCGATTGAATTTTTTTGTAACTTCCATTTCACATGCCTACTCATGATTGTATTGTAAACATGAAACTCAACAAATTCTTTGTTTCTATTCTCATTACGAAACAATTTTTGAGCTAATTGTATGTCGTCTTCTATGTTAGTACCGCTTGCTGGTGGACGATTAACAACCTTAGAGTAGCAACCAACCCATTTGTCGACTAGAAAATTGAGTCGTCTATAACGATTTCTCATTCCCTCAAGACTCCTAATGCAAATTTCAGCATCATTATGATATTCTTTACGAGTTTGTTCATATAATTCGTAAACCGAATTCCACATTGTGATATATTTTTGGTTTTTGCCCACTATTGAGGGGTGCTAGATAAAATCCAAGCGGACATAAGAGCTTCGTCCTCTTTATCGGTCTAATTTTTTCCGTCATTTTTAAAATTGGTGTGATTTTTTTTGGATGGTGGTTTTTTGGATTTAGTTGCACAATAAAGAGGGGTTTCCGCTACAAAATCGCTAGTCGAGAGTCGAGGCAACAACATCAGATTTCCAAAAATATCAAGTTTTTGGCTTGACTGGCTACCCGATAATAATTCGGTAAAAGATGGAGTACTTTGGTTTAAATCGAAAGTTGAATTGTTTGGAGATAAATAATCATCGGTGCCATAATTTGAAATATCATATTCATTTAAATCCATAACTTTTTTTGGAAAATTTTGTACTGTGATTAATGTTTTTGTTAGTAAAAAACTTTGGAAAATTTCAAGATGTGGAATTTTTTTACCGTAAATAATTTTTTTGTGAGTCAAAAAATTTTGACTGTGTAAATTTTGACTGCAGAAGTCCTCTTTTTATAGACTTGTtttaatttcaaaaataaaaGTTGATTAATGTGCTTTTATTGTTGGTAGGTTTGGATTTGGAAATTTGAGAAGTAAATGGAGAGTAGAAGTTTAACTGTGAATTGAAGAAGAGCAGTGGAAAGAGCAGTGTAGAATTGAAGAGAAGCAGTGGAGTTAGCTGTTGAGTTGAAACTAGCAGGGGAAGTACAAATAGAGTATAgagtacttttttttttattgttttataattgttcaacaaatAGGAAATTGACACATAAGGAGGTCAATTTGACATCTTTTTTTTATCAAccttggtcacaaattgaccatttcttgtttttggtcacaaattgaccaccTTTGGTCACACATTAACATTGCTAATTATGTGATTAACCATGAtcaagcaaggtcatgaccaagcaattgatcttgcttggggatggtctaagagCATGAGAGTTATCTCCTTTCTCTTTTAATTTTCTCTCTCATCTTATATTTTTGACATCTCATCTTCTCTTTCCTTCAACTCTCTTTTTATCAGAGCATCCACATCCAAGAAAATGATTttatcctctttttttttctctttccttCTCTAATTTTGACACCTTATTTTCACTCATATTCCACTATTTCATCCTCTTCATTTTACTCTTGTTAAAAAAAAAACTCCACATCAAAGAGGATCCTCTTACCTCTACTCTCCCAAATATTTTATACCcagaaaataaaaaaagaaataaatttatgcCACATGCTAGATATTGGATGACTAGTGGGCACAAGGGCCAAAATTGCATATCCTCTAAAAATAGAGGAAGtgttcctcttcctccttctaaGAGGACATATAACCATGCTTTcacattgaagaggacatcctcttagATGAAAGAGGGTGCTAAGAGGATGGttcatcctcttcaatgtggatgctctCATTCTTTAAAGTTTTACCCATATTTCAGCACAATGAAGAGTTTTCTCTTACTTTTCTTTGGGCCCACTGTATATATTTACCAATTTTTTTATAATATTATAGTACACCTTCAAAGTAAACAATAATAAATCAAGAGAcaagaaaacaaataaaataaggcAAATGTGGCACAGGAGCCAAGAAAGAAAGCCTCTGTGCAGGGAGTTTACCTGAACTTAAGAGGAAATTGTAAAGGGCTCTACAACAAAGAGTTGTCCTTTTGCCATGAAAGAGAAAGTTAAAAGGTGGGTAAACACTCTACATTGTGCATGCTCTTAGACGAAAACTGTTAGaatcaatcaatatctatctatctatattattaaaggaagcttttttcgagcgacgtGAGAGTCTCCAACTATTCTAAAACACTAAATAAAATAAAGATAGAAGAAGAAAAATCTTTTAAAGAAAAAGTAATAAAGATGAGGTTTAGTGTGACAAAAGATTGAATTTAGTTGTTCAAAAATTCAAAAGTTAAAATCAAACCAAACACTATTACATAATTCTATATAGGGTTAAGACTTAAGATCCCATGAGAACCCCTCCCCATGAGAACCACTGCTCACCATCCGATGAAGACTACTTACGGCTAAGATCAACGCGCGCAAAAATTAATTAAGCTTGCCTTTCTTTTTACAAAAACCACGGTTTATTTCAAAAACCCCTAAATTTCCTAACCTTGTCACTGCAATTACAAATCCATCCAAAAAGCAACCCAAATTTTCTTCGT from Silene latifolia isolate original U9 population chromosome 10, ASM4854445v1, whole genome shotgun sequence encodes:
- the LOC141607457 gene encoding uncharacterized protein LOC141607457, which codes for MWNSVYELYEQTRKEYHNDAEICIRSLEGMRNRYRRLNFLVDKWVGCYSKVVNRPPASGTNIEDDIQLAQKLFRNENRNKEFVEFHVYNTIMSRHVKWKLQKNSIDVGENISWSGSKRSRPEIDSSPASVNVPTPSSVNVPTPSSLNVEGYERPEGREAAKKKRQGKAPMTESDSILKSKNYEFKNYEYVNRRVRQPTPSARRPRRNIERNREKGHNQLYNDYFMNPVYPSELFRRRFRMRKHVFMRLVDALSSSDRVFQQRQGGNGRPSFSPLQRCTAAIRVLAYGTSTNSLDEYLRMSDTAIRDSLKSFVEGVILNFGNEFLRRPNPDDLTRLFHMGQVRGFPGMLGSIDCMHWELKNCPTVLAGQYGGRSGKPTIILEAVASYDLWIWHAFFGTPGSLNDINVLQRSPLFNELLEESAPAVNFTINGTEYNMGYYLADGIYPGWATFVKSINAPQIQKHRLFAARQESCRKDVKRVFGILQARFAFIKRPYLLWDPVMMGKVLMACIIMHNMIVEDERETYLNYESIIEEFKEDNPSSATDDQYEYHCRRRSTQERFVEIHGEIRDHATHNALKNDLIEHIWENFRN